The following coding sequences lie in one Drosophila bipectinata strain 14024-0381.07 chromosome XR, DbipHiC1v2, whole genome shotgun sequence genomic window:
- the LOC108120183 gene encoding uncharacterized protein, whose product MTAIDQLAKSFNLGYKIPSSAISCERRNGYRLGQRLSDPQAEARFTSSIANKLSSLKGSTTTTTVASPTGTTSPSSSTPTTETVTTSPTAPTTSTGTSTSTTTPTTTSGTGTRRFFPDGELNDDEEEDLGLPRSFAEEEDEDDEENLLDEEDREDDDDDGFYMVSPAGGNGGGNGNGNSVQAAEQSSGVVRPSDNQWRQFQVEQRNRRRIQRLQREHNQRIRALLRRQRRSEKRSQQRLRRVRQQNRRRRSQRQRRNRNRNRAQRQRHRRNKAGMRRRQQSQRQRRHRQQQRRRLMRLLRRRRRNRRGRSLE is encoded by the coding sequence GTGAACGTCGTAATGGCTACCGTCTTGGTCAGCGTCTATCGGATCCTCAGGCGGAGGCCCGCTTCACCTCCTCGATCGCCAACAAGCTTTCCTCGCTGAAGGGCTCTACCACCACAACCACCGTCGCCAGCCCTACCGGCACTACCAGCCCATCCTCCTCCACGCCAACTACGGAGACTGTAACGACCTCCCCCACAGCGCCCACCACCTCCACGGGCACCTCGACCTCGACCACCACACCCACGACCACCTCCGGCACCGGCACCCGTCGTTTCTTCCCTGATGGCGAACTCAACgatgacgaggaggaggacctCGGTCTGCCACGCTCCTTtgccgaggaggaggacgaggacgacgaggaGAACCTGTTGGACGAGGAAGACAGGGAGGATGACGACGATGATGGCTTCTACATGGTCTCGCCGGCTGGCGGAAATGGAGGCGgaaacggcaacggcaacagcGTCCAGGCCGCGGAACAGTCCTCGGGAGTGGTCCGTCCGTCGGACAATCAGTGGCGTCAGTTCCAGGTGGAGCAGCGCAACCGCCGACGCATCCAGCGGCTGCAGCGCGAACATAACCAGCGCATTCGCGCCCTGCTGCGCCGCCAGCGCCGCTCCGAGAAGCGCAGCCAGCAGCGACTGCGCCGCGTCCGCCAGCAGAACCGACGCCGCCGCTCGCAGCGCCAGCGCCGCAACCGCAATCGCAACCGCGCCCAACGTCAACGTCATCGTCGCAACAAGGCCGGCATGCGTCGCCGCCAGCAGAGCCAGCGTCAGCGCCGTCACCGTCAGCAGCAGCGTCGCCGTCTGATGCGTCTTCtgcgtcgtcgtcgtcgtaaCCGTCGCGGTCGCAGCCTGGAGTAA
- the LOC108120189 gene encoding putative uncharacterized protein DDB_G0274435 — protein sequence MHLMKGLLVIACLAVFANAKPQNFQVFGRQRDEPVAQGRLSSTQLTDLINSLKGSSSSTTAAPTTTTTVPTTTTVTTSPTAPTTSTGTSTSTTTPTTTGSGSGTSRGFNDDDVEDDDDEQEHQVAANFQEDDDDQEQDVQEAVYQQAARSQSNRRRQLVKARRQRQRMQQRFRRRQQQQKRRRQQQQQKRRQQQKRRQQQRRRRQQQQKRRQRRNRRQNMRLVRRFRQATPNRNRSIRIAA from the exons atgcatcTGATGAAGGGATTACTTGTGATTGCCTGCCTGGCTGTGTTTGCCAATG CCAAGCCCCAGAACTTCCAGGTCTTTGGCCGTCAGCGGGATGAGCCCGTCGCCCAGGGACGCCTCAGCTCCACTCAGCTCACCGATCTGATCAACAGCCTGaagggcagcagcagcagcaccaccgccgcccccaccacaaccaccaccgttcccaccaccaccaccgtcACGACCTCTCCCACCGCTCCCACCACCTCCACCGGCACCTCGACCTCGACCACCACCCCCACCACCACCGGCTCGGGAAGCGGCACCTCCCGCGGCTTCAACGACGACGATGTtgaggacgacgacgacgagcaGGAGCACCAGGTGGCCGCCAACTTCCAGGAGGACGACGATGATCAGGAGCAGGATGTGCAGGAAGCCGTCTACCAGCAGGCCGCCCGCTCCCAGTCCAACCGCCGCCGTCAGCTGGTGAAGGCTCGCCGTCAGCGCCAGCGCATGCAGCAGCGATTCCGTCGCcgccagcaacagcagaagcGTCgccgccagcagcagcagcagaagcgccgccagcagcagaagcgtcgccagcagcagcgccgccgccgccagcagcagcagaagcgtCGCCAGCGCCGCAACCGTCGCCAGAACATGCGCCTTGTCCGCCGTTTCCGCCAGGCCACGCCCAACAGGAACCGCTCCATCCGCATTGCCGCCTAA